In one Vicugna pacos chromosome 22, VicPac4, whole genome shotgun sequence genomic region, the following are encoded:
- the COMP gene encoding cartilage oligomeric matrix protein, producing MVFTAACFLLLTLAALGASGQGQIPLGADVGPQMLRELQETNAALQDVRELLRQQVKEITFLKNTVMECDACGMQPARTPRLTVRPLSQCSPGFCFPGVACTETASGARCGPCPAGFTGNGSHCADVNECSAHPCFPRVRCINTSPGFRCEACPPGYSGPTHEGVGLAFAKANKQVCTDINECETGKHNCVPNSVCVNTPGSFQCGPCQPGFVGDQASGCRRRPQRFCPDGTPSPCHEKADCVLERDGSRSCVCAVGWAGNGLLCGRDTDLDGFPDEKLRCSERQCRKDNCVTVPNSGQEDVDRDGIGDACDSDADGDGVLNEEDNCPLVRNPDQRNTDGDKWGDACDNCRSQKNDDQKDTDQDGKGDACDDDIDGDRIRNTVDNCPRVPNSDQKDSDGDGVGDACDNCPQKSNADQRDVDHDFVGDACDSDQDQDGDGHQDSRDNCPTVPNSAQQDSDHDGQGDACDDDDDNDGVPDSRDNCRLVPNPGQEDVDRDGVGDACQGDFDADKVVDKIDVCPENAEVTLTDFRAFQTVVLDPEGDAQIDPNWVVLNQGMEIVQTMNSDPGLAVGYTAFNGVDFEGTFHVNTVTDDDYAGFIFGYQDSSSFYVVMWKQMEQTYWQANPFRAVAEPGIQLKAVKSSTGPGEQLRNALWHTGDTASQVRLLWKDPRNVGWKDKTSYRWFLQHRPQVGYIRVRFYEGPELVADSNVVLDTTMRGGRLGVFCFSQENIIWANLRYRCNDTIPEDYEVQRLLQA from the exons ATGGTTTTCACCGCCGCCTGCTTTCTCTTGCTCACCCTGGCCGCCCTCGGCGCTTCTGGACAGGGCCAGATCCCGCTGG GTGCAGACGTGGGTCCGCAGATGCTGCGCGAACTGCAGGAGACCAACGCGGCGCTGCAGGATGTGCGGGAGCTGTTGCGGCAGCAG GTCAAGGAGATCACGTTCCTGAAAAACACTGTGATGGAGTGTGACGCGTGCG GGATGCAACCCGCTCGCACCCCTAGACTAACCGTGAGGCCCCTAAGCCAGTGCTCGCCCGGCTTCTGCTTCCCCGGCGTGGCTTGTACCGAGACGGCAAGCGGCGCGCGCTGCGGACCCTGCCCCGCAGGCTTCACGGGCAACGGCTCACATTGCGCCGACGTCAACGAG TGCAGCGCCCATCCTTGTTTCCCCCGCGTCCGCTGCATCAATACCAGTCCCGGCTTCCGCTGCGAGGCTTGCCCGCCAGGGTACAGCGGCCCCACCCACGAAGGCGTAGGACTGGCCTTCGCCAAGGCCAACAAGCAG gtTTGCACGGACATTAACGAGTGTGAGACCGGGAAGCATAACTGCGTCCCCAACTCTGTGTGCGTCAATACGCCG GGCTCCTTCCAGTGCGGCCCGTGCCAGCCCGGCTTCGTGGGCGACCAGGCATCAGGCTGCCGTCGGCGCCCACAGCGTTTCTGCCCAGACGGCACGCCCAGCCCCTGCCACGAGAAGGCTGACTGCGTCCTGGAGCGTGATGGGTCGCGATCGTGCGTG TGCGCCGTCGGCTGGGCGGGCAACGGGCTCCTCTGCGGCCGCGACACAGACTTGGATGGCTTCCCTGACGAGAAGCTCCGCTGCTCCGAGCGCCAATGCCGCAAG GACAACTGCGTGACGGTGCCCAACTCAGGGCAGGAGGACGTGGATCGCGATGGCATCGGAGACGCCTGCGATTCGGATGCCGACGGGGACGGCGTCCTTAACGAGGAG GACAACTGCCCGCTGGTGAGGAACCCAGACCAGCGCAATACGGATGGCGACAAGTGGGGAGATGCTTGCGACAACTGCCGGTCCCAGAAGAACGACGACCAGAAGGACACAGATCAGGATGGCAAAGGCGACGCCTGCGACGACGACATCGACGGCGACC GGATCCGCAACACAGTGGACAACTGCCCCAGGGTGCCCAACTCAGACCAGAAGGACAGTGATGGCGATGGTGTAGGGGATGCCTGTGACAACTGTCCTCAGAAGAGCAACGCAGACCAG AGGGATGTGGACCACGACTTTGTGGGAGACGCTTGTGACAGCGACCAAGACCA GGATGGGGATGGGCACCAGGACTCTCGGGACAACTGCCCCACAGTGCCCAACAGTGCCCAGCAGGACTCAGACCATgatggccagggtgatgcctgtgatgatgatgatgacaacgaTGGGGTCCCCGACAGTCGGGACAACTGCCGCCTGGTGCCCAACCCAGGCCAGGAAGATGTGGACC GGGACGGCGTGGGCGATGCGTGCCAGGGAGACTTCGATGCAGACAAGGTGGTGGACAAGATCGATGTGTGTCCGGAGAACGCTGAGGTCACCCTCACCGACTTCCGGGCCTTCCAGACGGTCGTGCTGGACCCCGAGGGCGACGCGCAGATAGACCCCAACTGGGTGGTGCTCAACCAG GGGATGGAGATCGTGCAGACGATGAACAGCGACCCTGGCCTAGCTGTGG gtTATACCGCCTTCAATGGCGTGGATTTTGAAGGCACATTCCACGTGAACACGGTCACGGATGATGACTACGCCGGTTTCATCTTTGGCTACCAGGACAGCTCCAGCTTCTACGTGGTCATGTGGAAGCAGATGGAGCAGACTTATTGGCAGGCAAACCCTTTCCGTGCGGTGGCAGAGCCTGGCATCCAGCTCAAG GCTGTGAAGTCCTCCACAGGCCCTGGGGAGCAGCTTCGGAATGCACTGTGGCACACAGGGGACACAGCATCACAAGTGCGACTGCTGTGGAAGGACCCCCGCAACGTGGGCTGGAAGGACAAGACATCCTACCGCTGGTTCCTGCAGCACCGGCCCCAAGTGGGCTACATCAG AGTGCGTTTCTATGAGGGCCCTGAGCTGGTGGCAGACAGTAATGTGGTTTTGGACACGACCATGCGTGGCGGCCGCTTGGGAGTCTTCTGCTTCTCCCAGGAGAACATCATCTGGGCCAACCTGCGCTACCGCTGCAACG ACACCATCCCCGAGGACTATGAAGTCCAGCGGCTGCTGCAGGCCTAG